One part of the Halopenitus persicus genome encodes these proteins:
- the dcd gene encoding dCTP deaminase has translation MILSDVDILRRLEDGDLAIEPIDDLDQQVQPASVDLRLGERFLEFQRANIPCIHPASADEVGEYVTETFVEEGEEFVLHPGDFVLGTTKERVAIPDDLVAHVEGRSSLGRLAIVVHATAGLADPGYEGQITLELSNLGTAPVALSPGMRVSQLTFTELTTPADRPYGEERGSKYQNQDGPQASRIGSDPEFDDDDADGDGSGDAEGSNADESDAEDANADESDAEDADVNESGGVGEA, from the coding sequence ATGATACTCTCGGACGTCGACATCCTCCGCCGCCTCGAGGACGGCGACCTCGCCATCGAGCCGATCGACGACCTCGACCAGCAGGTCCAGCCCGCCAGCGTCGACCTCCGGCTCGGCGAGCGGTTCCTGGAGTTCCAGCGCGCGAACATCCCCTGCATCCATCCGGCCAGCGCCGACGAGGTTGGCGAATACGTCACCGAGACCTTCGTCGAGGAGGGCGAGGAGTTCGTCCTCCATCCCGGCGACTTCGTCCTCGGGACGACCAAGGAGCGCGTGGCGATCCCCGACGACCTCGTCGCGCACGTCGAGGGACGGTCCTCGCTCGGCCGGCTGGCGATCGTCGTGCACGCGACGGCCGGGTTGGCGGACCCGGGCTACGAGGGCCAGATCACCCTCGAGCTGTCGAACCTCGGGACCGCGCCGGTCGCGCTCTCGCCGGGGATGCGCGTCTCACAGCTTACCTTCACCGAGCTGACCACGCCGGCCGACCGCCCCTACGGCGAGGAGCGCGGGTCGAAATACCAGAACCAGGACGGTCCCCAGGCCTCCCGGATCGGCAGCGATCCGGAGTTCGACGACGATGATGCGGACGGCGATGGGAGCGGCGATGCCGAGGGATCGAACGCCGACGAAAGCGACGCCGAGGACGCGAACGCCGACGAAAGCGACGCCGAGGACGCGGACGTCAACGAGAGCGGCGGTGTCGGGGAGGCGTAA
- a CDS encoding DUF2103 domain-containing protein produces MDCRRCGTPLEKPGDYCLTCNTANCDGVVIEFRPDRAEVTMLDADDVVGRTTVTTTPEREDPGERGVVQIRNFAGRVADEVRRKRPETVYAAGERDPLREARAQLHYEFYRVPAAGRRDGDGLVEWVRDRRGERSLAVVDAAPGEKIGGTHSTLIGGRTGRTAIRTVAEHPHVKKIVPGPIDAGGTGSRTGLRAKATRADTNGNVRLLLRDGSSVQENRVVTTAMDRETGERVREDLNEALVEAELREA; encoded by the coding sequence ATGGACTGTCGGCGGTGTGGCACGCCACTGGAGAAACCGGGGGACTACTGTCTCACCTGCAACACCGCCAACTGCGACGGCGTGGTCATCGAGTTCCGGCCCGATCGCGCCGAGGTGACGATGCTCGATGCGGACGACGTCGTCGGCCGGACGACGGTCACCACGACGCCCGAGCGCGAGGATCCCGGCGAGCGCGGCGTCGTACAGATCCGGAACTTCGCGGGGCGCGTCGCCGACGAGGTGCGTCGAAAGCGCCCCGAGACCGTCTACGCCGCCGGCGAGCGCGATCCCCTCCGGGAGGCGCGCGCGCAGCTTCACTACGAGTTCTACCGCGTCCCGGCGGCGGGACGCCGCGACGGCGACGGCCTCGTCGAGTGGGTCCGCGACCGGCGCGGGGAGCGCTCGCTCGCGGTCGTCGACGCCGCCCCCGGCGAGAAGATCGGCGGCACCCACTCGACGCTCATCGGCGGGCGGACCGGCCGGACCGCGATCCGGACGGTGGCCGAACACCCGCACGTCAAGAAGATCGTTCCCGGACCGATCGACGCCGGCGGCACGGGCTCGCGGACCGGCCTCCGCGCGAAGGCGACCCGCGCGGATACGAACGGGAACGTTCGGCTCCTCCTCCGCGACGGTTCGAGCGTCCAGGAGAACCGCGTCGTGACGACCGCGATGGACCGGGAGACCGGTGAGCGCGTCCGAGAGGACCTGAACGAGGCGCTCGTCGAGGCCGAACTCCGCGAGGCGTGA
- a CDS encoding thiamine-phosphate synthase family protein → MRFIEEVVVEEFLPTVRSMLAADLRDRGLTQHEVAEALGISQSAVSKYAHGEVARHDRIVADERVRELVDRVGEGLATGDMSRVAALVEIEILIRRLEAGDLLAELHEEAMPALADADVEFAVHDPDNALRERERVIASVRRGLRTLRNASGFAALIPNVGANVAEALPDAETIDDVAAIPGRLVDVKGSTMVPGDPEFGVSEHVATVLLAARAAGAPVRGAVNLRYDPDLLAELGEDHPTVEFDAEAPSTEAIRDALDGWTGETPVVIYQTGAVGVEPIVYVLAGDAVEAARIVREYL, encoded by the coding sequence ATGCGCTTCATCGAGGAGGTGGTGGTCGAGGAGTTCCTCCCGACCGTCCGATCGATGCTCGCCGCGGACCTCCGCGACCGCGGCCTGACTCAGCACGAGGTCGCCGAGGCGCTGGGCATCTCCCAGTCGGCGGTCTCGAAGTACGCCCACGGCGAGGTCGCCCGCCACGACCGGATCGTCGCCGACGAGCGCGTCCGGGAGCTCGTGGACCGAGTGGGTGAAGGGCTCGCGACCGGCGACATGAGCCGCGTCGCGGCGCTCGTGGAGATCGAGATCCTGATCCGCCGGCTGGAGGCGGGCGACCTGCTCGCGGAGCTCCACGAGGAGGCGATGCCGGCGCTTGCGGACGCGGACGTCGAGTTCGCGGTCCACGACCCCGACAACGCGCTCCGGGAGCGCGAGCGCGTGATCGCGTCGGTCCGGCGCGGGCTCCGGACGCTGCGAAACGCCTCCGGCTTCGCGGCGCTCATCCCGAACGTCGGCGCGAACGTCGCGGAGGCCCTCCCGGACGCGGAGACGATCGACGACGTCGCCGCGATCCCGGGCCGGCTCGTCGACGTCAAGGGCTCCACGATGGTCCCCGGCGACCCCGAGTTCGGCGTGAGCGAACACGTCGCCACCGTCCTGCTCGCAGCGCGGGCGGCCGGCGCCCCCGTCCGCGGCGCGGTCAACCTCCGGTACGACCCGGACCTCCTCGCGGAGCTCGGCGAGGACCATCCGACCGTGGAGTTCGACGCCGAGGCTCCCTCCACCGAGGCGATCCGGGACGCCCTCGATGGCTGGACCGGCGAGACGCCGGTCGTGATCTACCAGACGGGCGCGGTCGGCGTCGAGCCGATCGTCTACGTCCTCGCCGGCGACGCCGTCGAGGCCGCCCGGATCGTCCGGGAGTATTTATAA
- a CDS encoding MFS transporter encodes MLTRLDTRRVRWLMWGVLAFGYVLMSFTRVSTAVLAESLTLAFDVTATELGLLHSSFFYLYAAMQLPAGLLADRYGPRRVAGAGTFVMGLGAVTFATSDSFLVGFLARALVGLGGSVIFLAILRFAVTWFRADEYATVTGMTIGVSALGGIVATTPLALAASVVGWRASMIFVGACCVVSALGIFLVVRDRPASPVGESPESTDASAEPADDAATSLRADLRSVLEGPNVWVLGVLHFLILGVNFTVIGLWGVPYLVHLYDLSVARASLYVLAGNVGLLVGSPLFGWVADQVAADTMLVLCSSLVFCLVYGTITALGTPPLGLVGVLFFAAMFVSGGTSLVFPVGRRRHLDEVSGTVSGAINSIGYFGAAVVPAVMGAALDVFWTGKTVGGTPVYSFVGYRVAFGIATAAGLAALACALWIHRTRLTVE; translated from the coding sequence ATGTTGACGCGACTCGACACGCGGCGCGTCCGGTGGCTGATGTGGGGCGTTCTCGCGTTCGGGTACGTGCTGATGAGTTTCACCCGCGTCTCGACGGCGGTGCTGGCGGAGTCGCTGACGCTCGCGTTCGACGTCACGGCGACGGAACTCGGGCTGCTCCACTCGTCGTTCTTCTACCTCTACGCCGCCATGCAGTTGCCCGCCGGACTGCTCGCGGACCGATACGGTCCGCGCCGCGTGGCGGGGGCGGGTACGTTCGTGATGGGCCTCGGTGCCGTCACGTTCGCGACGAGCGACTCGTTCCTCGTCGGCTTTCTCGCCCGTGCACTCGTTGGCCTCGGCGGGAGCGTCATCTTTCTTGCCATCCTCAGATTCGCCGTGACGTGGTTCCGTGCGGACGAGTACGCCACCGTGACCGGAATGACCATCGGCGTCTCGGCGCTCGGCGGCATCGTCGCGACGACGCCGCTCGCCCTCGCGGCGTCCGTCGTCGGATGGCGAGCATCGATGATCTTCGTCGGGGCGTGCTGTGTCGTCAGCGCCCTCGGCATCTTCCTGGTGGTGCGCGACCGACCGGCCAGCCCCGTCGGCGAATCACCGGAGTCGACCGATGCCTCGGCGGAACCGGCCGACGACGCAGCCACGTCACTCCGTGCCGATTTACGGTCCGTCCTCGAGGGCCCGAACGTGTGGGTTCTCGGCGTGCTCCACTTTCTGATCCTCGGCGTCAACTTCACCGTCATCGGCCTGTGGGGCGTCCCGTACCTCGTTCATCTCTACGACCTCTCGGTCGCACGCGCCTCACTGTACGTCCTTGCAGGGAACGTCGGCCTCCTGGTTGGGTCACCGCTGTTCGGGTGGGTCGCGGACCAGGTCGCCGCGGACACCATGCTGGTGTTGTGCTCGTCGCTCGTGTTCTGTCTCGTCTACGGCACCATCACGGCCCTCGGGACGCCGCCGCTCGGTCTCGTCGGCGTCCTCTTCTTTGCGGCCATGTTCGTCAGCGGCGGGACCTCGCTCGTGTTCCCCGTCGGGCGTCGGCGGCACCTCGACGAGGTGAGCGGAACGGTGAGCGGGGCGATAAACAGCATCGGTTACTTCGGGGCCGCCGTGGTGCCTGCGGTGATGGGTGCGGCGCTCGACGTGTTCTGGACCGGGAAGACGGTCGGCGGCACGCCCGTCTACTCCTTCGTGGGCTACCGCGTCGCGTTCGGGATCGCCACGGCTGCCGGCCTCGCGGCCCTCGCGTGTGCGCTGTGGATCCACCGGACGCGGCTGACCGTTGAGTAA
- a CDS encoding shikimate dehydrogenase family protein: protein MDVYGLIGNPVEHSLSPPLHEAAYEELGIDARYVTFEPAPDAVGKAIDGAAALGVSGLNVTIPFKRDVVEHVRTDDLAERIGAVNTIDFDPGTNGGNDATSDDARSRSDDTRPRPRGYNTDAAGVQRAFAHHDVALADTDALVVGAGGAGRAAAFALADAGARVHIANRTAERARSLAEAVPDATGGGLDTLPDRVPAADVLVNATSVGMESDETPVGADLLHADLAVLDAVYSPIETRLLREAAAAGATTIDGAWMLLFQGVEAFEIWTGRDAPVDAMNEALRAELE from the coding sequence ATGGACGTCTACGGACTGATCGGCAACCCGGTCGAGCACTCGCTGTCGCCGCCGCTGCACGAGGCGGCCTACGAGGAGCTGGGGATCGACGCGCGGTACGTCACCTTCGAACCCGCCCCCGATGCGGTGGGGAAGGCGATCGACGGCGCGGCCGCACTCGGCGTCAGCGGGCTCAACGTCACGATCCCGTTTAAACGGGACGTCGTCGAGCACGTGCGGACCGACGACCTCGCCGAGCGCATCGGCGCGGTGAACACGATCGACTTCGACCCCGGAACGAACGGCGGAAACGACGCGACGTCCGACGACGCCCGGTCCCGATCCGACGACACACGGCCCCGACCGCGGGGCTACAACACCGACGCGGCCGGCGTCCAGCGCGCCTTCGCCCACCACGACGTGGCGCTCGCGGACACGGACGCCCTCGTGGTCGGCGCCGGCGGGGCGGGCCGCGCCGCCGCGTTCGCGCTCGCCGACGCCGGCGCACGCGTCCATATCGCGAACCGGACCGCCGAGCGCGCGCGTTCGCTCGCCGAGGCGGTTCCGGACGCCACCGGGGGCGGGCTCGACACCCTTCCCGACCGCGTTCCGGCGGCGGACGTGCTCGTCAACGCGACCAGCGTCGGGATGGAATCGGACGAGACGCCGGTCGGCGCGGACCTGCTGCACGCCGACCTCGCCGTCCTCGACGCCGTCTACTCGCCGATCGAGACGCGGTTGCTCCGGGAGGCGGCCGCTGCCGGCGCGACGACGATCGACGGCGCGTGGATGCTGCTGTTCCAGGGCGTCGAGGCGTTCGAGATCTGGACCGGCCGGGACGCGCCGGTCGACGCGATGAACGAGGCGCTTCGGGCCGAGCTGGAGTGA
- a CDS encoding MATE family efflux transporter yields MTSGPIAPRLFTLAWPLVLGNLLQTLYNLADMFWVGRVSPEAVAAVSLMFPLSWMFVSTAMGVTAATIALVSQHVGAGNDRQADRIVAQTCLLATVVSAVLAVAGFLGRHWLLYWIGARGQVLVESLAYIEVILAALPLTFLFFAFRASLQGAGDTKTAMWLVAASAGLNIVIDPFLVLGWGPAPAMGTRGAAVATFVSRLFAAAIGIYVLVRGDWGVQLHPRDLRPDPAILRRLVDVGYPATLDGWARSFAAVAMAALVARFGPVATAAYGIGVRLMSVSWTVSGAVGQATATGVGQNLGAEMPDRAHRVTMVATAATMALLTAAGGAVWLLPDAAIGVFIDEPAVIAEGVVFLRVIALSWGFFGGLMVLQGAFRGAGDTRIAMVLSLLSRWIFRVPLAAALAFGTVTIPVIGLTYTGLDWGVVGLWWGYAAAAVISFGIGLAWFLRGTWREGVLEGENGSDAADPDLVPIDDD; encoded by the coding sequence ATGACGTCGGGCCCGATCGCGCCCAGGCTGTTCACCCTGGCCTGGCCGCTCGTGCTCGGGAACCTGCTGCAGACGCTGTACAACCTCGCGGACATGTTCTGGGTCGGCCGGGTGAGCCCGGAGGCGGTCGCGGCGGTCTCGCTGATGTTTCCGCTGTCGTGGATGTTCGTCTCGACCGCGATGGGCGTCACCGCGGCGACGATCGCACTGGTGTCCCAGCACGTCGGGGCCGGCAACGACCGGCAGGCTGACCGGATCGTCGCCCAGACGTGTCTGCTCGCGACGGTCGTCTCGGCGGTCCTCGCGGTCGCCGGATTCCTCGGCCGTCACTGGCTGCTCTACTGGATCGGCGCCCGCGGGCAGGTGCTCGTCGAGTCGCTCGCGTACATCGAGGTGATCCTCGCGGCGCTCCCCCTGACGTTCCTGTTCTTCGCGTTCCGCGCGTCGCTGCAGGGCGCCGGCGACACCAAGACCGCGATGTGGCTCGTGGCGGCCTCCGCCGGCCTCAACATCGTGATCGACCCGTTCCTCGTGCTCGGCTGGGGGCCCGCCCCGGCAATGGGAACGCGAGGGGCCGCGGTGGCGACGTTCGTTTCCCGGCTCTTCGCCGCCGCGATCGGGATCTACGTCCTCGTTCGTGGCGACTGGGGCGTCCAGCTGCATCCCCGTGACCTCAGGCCGGATCCCGCGATCCTGCGGCGGCTCGTCGACGTCGGCTACCCGGCGACGCTGGACGGCTGGGCGCGGTCGTTCGCCGCGGTGGCGATGGCCGCGCTCGTCGCCCGGTTCGGCCCCGTCGCCACCGCGGCCTACGGCATCGGCGTCCGGCTGATGTCCGTCTCCTGGACCGTCTCGGGCGCGGTCGGACAGGCGACCGCGACCGGCGTCGGACAGAACCTCGGCGCGGAGATGCCCGACCGCGCTCACCGAGTGACGATGGTCGCCACGGCGGCGACGATGGCCCTCCTGACTGCGGCCGGGGGCGCCGTGTGGCTGCTCCCGGACGCCGCGATCGGCGTGTTCATCGACGAGCCCGCCGTGATCGCCGAGGGCGTCGTGTTCCTCCGCGTCATCGCGCTCTCGTGGGGATTCTTCGGCGGCCTGATGGTCCTGCAGGGCGCGTTCCGCGGCGCGGGCGACACCCGGATCGCGATGGTCCTCTCGCTGCTGTCGCGATGGATATTCCGGGTCCCGCTCGCCGCAGCTCTCGCGTTCGGGACCGTCACGATCCCCGTGATCGGCCTCACCTACACCGGGCTCGACTGGGGCGTCGTCGGGCTCTGGTGGGGCTACGCCGCCGCGGCCGTGATCTCGTTCGGGATCGGGCTCGCGTGGTTCCTGCGCGGGACCTGGCGGGAGGGCGTCCTCGAGGGCGAGAACGGTTCGGACGCCGCCGATCCTGACCTCGTCCCGATCGACGACGACTGA
- a CDS encoding pyridoxal phosphate-dependent aminotransferase, with amino-acid sequence MDYEEPQFFRVMQYAATADRDVIDMVSGNPDWEPPQALRDALREYAGLDPAAFQYPASDGLPELREAIAERRGVDPDQVVVTVGTGEANYLAMARAFERDAGDEAILLDPVYPYYPGKVELLGGTQRLVPTARDGGIDLAAIREAMSDRTALVMVNTPNNPTGAVYDPEAVAEVVRLAEAHDALVVVDEVYDRFDHSGRFESALAIDSPNRIVTGGFSKSLAITGFRVGYAITPPEHADSLRARHMLVNVTGPAPSQYAVHHALQSTGREYFEASRELLADRIDAFTDALEAAGAEYTTPDGGFYVLARFDGFPGTMANVKRLIDEAGVAGMPGETFGTAREEWIRFALVTPRATEAAERLADYFE; translated from the coding sequence ATGGACTACGAGGAGCCGCAATTCTTTCGCGTGATGCAGTACGCGGCGACCGCGGACCGGGACGTCATCGATATGGTGAGCGGGAACCCGGACTGGGAGCCTCCGCAGGCGCTCCGGGATGCGCTCCGGGAGTACGCCGGCCTCGATCCGGCGGCGTTTCAGTACCCGGCCAGCGACGGGCTCCCCGAGCTTCGGGAGGCGATCGCGGAGCGGCGAGGGGTCGACCCGGACCAGGTCGTCGTCACGGTCGGCACCGGCGAGGCGAACTACCTCGCGATGGCGCGCGCGTTCGAGCGCGACGCGGGCGACGAGGCGATCCTGCTCGACCCGGTCTACCCGTACTACCCCGGCAAGGTCGAGCTGCTCGGCGGGACCCAGCGGCTCGTCCCGACCGCCCGCGACGGCGGCATCGACCTCGCGGCGATCCGGGAGGCGATGAGCGACCGGACCGCGCTCGTGATGGTGAACACGCCGAACAATCCGACCGGCGCGGTCTACGATCCTGAGGCGGTCGCCGAGGTCGTCCGGCTGGCCGAGGCACACGACGCGCTCGTCGTCGTCGACGAGGTCTACGACCGGTTCGACCACTCCGGGCGCTTCGAGAGCGCCCTCGCGATCGACTCCCCGAACCGGATCGTCACCGGGGGCTTCTCGAAGTCGCTGGCGATCACCGGCTTCCGGGTCGGCTACGCGATCACGCCGCCGGAACACGCCGACTCCCTCCGGGCGCGCCACATGCTCGTCAACGTCACCGGCCCCGCGCCCTCACAGTACGCGGTCCACCACGCGTTGCAGTCGACGGGTCGGGAGTACTTCGAGGCGTCGCGCGAGCTGCTTGCCGACCGGATCGACGCGTTCACCGACGCCCTGGAGGCCGCCGGCGCCGAGTACACGACGCCGGACGGCGGCTTCTACGTGCTCGCGCGGTTCGACGGCTTCCCCGGGACGATGGCGAACGTCAAACGGCTGATCGACGAGGCGGGCGTGGCCGGGATGCCCGGCGAGACGTTCGGGACCGCCCGCGAGGAGTGGATCCGGTTCGCGCTCGTGACGCCCCGGGCGACGGAGGCGGCCGAGCGGCTCGCGGATTACTTCGAGTGA
- a CDS encoding calcium/sodium antiporter, with protein MPLAAPIVDVLLLAAGIALLYAGAELLVKGAAELALGFGLRASTVGVTVVAFATTTPELFVTLVGAVTVSTDIGLGAILGSNVANIGLVLGVSALIRPLDVTETVLKSHVPFMILAALLLVGLGLDGRLGVVDGVVLLAALVAFTWVVLRRIQRTQASISAAERDRMPDPALLDVGYIVGGLIALLAGSSWLIDGGRGLLIAAGFSELFIGLTVLALGTSLPELAASAVSAVRGEAEFSVGNVVGSNIYNVLAVIGVLAVITPVEISVGVRSFEFPALVAFTLLVVALMLRGRWISRADGAILLGAYVAFVYLLFP; from the coding sequence GTGCCACTCGCCGCGCCGATCGTCGACGTGTTGCTGTTGGCGGCCGGGATCGCCCTGCTGTACGCCGGCGCGGAGCTGCTGGTGAAGGGTGCCGCCGAGCTCGCGTTGGGCTTCGGCCTGCGCGCCTCGACCGTCGGCGTGACGGTGGTCGCGTTCGCGACGACGACCCCGGAGCTGTTCGTCACGCTCGTGGGAGCGGTCACCGTCTCGACGGACATCGGCCTCGGCGCGATCCTCGGGTCGAACGTGGCCAACATCGGCCTCGTGCTCGGCGTCTCCGCGCTCATCCGGCCGCTGGACGTGACCGAGACCGTCTTAAAAAGCCACGTCCCCTTCATGATCCTCGCCGCGCTCCTGCTCGTGGGACTCGGACTCGACGGACGGCTGGGTGTGGTCGACGGCGTCGTGCTGCTCGCGGCGCTGGTCGCGTTCACCTGGGTCGTCCTGCGGCGCATTCAACGGACCCAGGCGTCCATCTCAGCGGCCGAGCGTGACCGGATGCCGGACCCGGCTCTCCTCGACGTCGGCTACATCGTCGGTGGGTTGATCGCGCTGCTTGCCGGCTCCAGCTGGCTCATCGACGGTGGACGGGGGTTGTTGATCGCTGCGGGCTTCTCCGAGCTGTTCATCGGGCTCACCGTGTTAGCGCTGGGCACCTCGCTGCCCGAGCTCGCCGCCTCGGCCGTCTCCGCGGTCCGCGGGGAGGCCGAGTTCAGCGTGGGCAACGTCGTCGGATCGAACATCTACAACGTCCTCGCCGTGATCGGCGTCCTCGCCGTGATCACGCCCGTCGAGATCTCGGTCGGGGTACGGTCCTTCGAGTTCCCCGCGCTCGTCGCGTTCACCCTCCTGGTCGTCGCCTTGATGCTTCGCGGCCGATGGATCTCCCGAGCGGACGGCGCGATCCTCCTCGGCGCCTACGTTGCGTTCGTCTACCTGCTGTTTCCCTAG
- a CDS encoding YIP1 family protein: protein MSLQRDVRALLASARSALTTVLTTVRSGLGTVRTALVRPRRFFSSSPYGDSLAVGLVVVLLVALALTAGILALGVVFDATIDATVTMDNPDRPDDWVCEQLGDDADSPMYETCQEPAQIERDLGSMLREATSGVLHYGLLGVGIWWLLAAGAVHVGARVAGGGGTVGDSLTVAAWALVPELLRLVVGIASIYHAIETATIDAASPEAFRDELLAAFAGIETPLLAASLVTIAWQWWILRGGITERHDVSTLAAGTVAGVVAIVALLIAA from the coding sequence GTGTCCCTCCAACGCGACGTGCGCGCGCTGCTCGCCAGCGCCCGCTCCGCTCTCACCACGGTTCTCACGACGGTGCGCTCCGGTCTCGGAACGGTTCGCACCGCCCTTGTCAGGCCGCGTCGGTTCTTCAGTTCGTCCCCGTACGGCGACTCCCTCGCGGTCGGACTGGTCGTCGTCCTCCTGGTCGCGCTCGCGCTCACCGCCGGCATCCTCGCGCTCGGCGTGGTCTTCGACGCGACCATCGACGCGACGGTCACGATGGACAACCCCGACCGCCCCGACGACTGGGTCTGCGAACAGCTGGGTGACGACGCCGACTCGCCGATGTACGAGACCTGCCAGGAGCCGGCGCAGATCGAACGCGACCTCGGGTCGATGCTCCGGGAGGCGACGTCAGGGGTCCTCCACTACGGACTCCTCGGCGTCGGGATCTGGTGGCTGCTTGCCGCCGGTGCCGTTCACGTCGGTGCCCGCGTCGCCGGCGGCGGGGGAACGGTCGGCGACTCGCTGACGGTGGCGGCGTGGGCGTTGGTCCCCGAGCTACTCCGGCTGGTCGTGGGGATCGCGTCGATCTACCACGCGATCGAGACCGCGACGATCGACGCCGCCTCCCCCGAGGCCTTTCGTGACGAGCTGCTCGCCGCATTCGCCGGGATCGAGACGCCGCTGCTCGCGGCCTCCCTCGTCACGATCGCCTGGCAGTGGTGGATCCTTCGTGGCGGGATAACCGAGCGACACGACGTCTCCACGCTCGCGGCCGGGACCGTGGCGGGCGTCGTGGCCATCGTCGCGCTGCTGATCGCGGCCTGA